One stretch of Girardinichthys multiradiatus isolate DD_20200921_A chromosome 2, DD_fGirMul_XY1, whole genome shotgun sequence DNA includes these proteins:
- the LOC124855728 gene encoding patatin-like phospholipase domain-containing protein 2 isoform X4 — MEDSGRMFDLSEEWNISFAGCGFRSIYYVGALSCILEQVPQLVHGASKFGGASSGCLVAAALAVGIPIEQLCFSILNLAKGARKHTLGVFHPTFRMLHTVRDSLLEKLPEDAHILATGRLYVSLTRLPDGGNVLVSKFDTREELIQVLMCSCFFPVYCGFIPPSYHGVHYVDGALSNNMPLFEHRNTIIMAPFSGESDICPREGTFNFFEANYGNVSIQVNTGNVYRVCTSFLPPTQEKLAGICQNGYMDALRFLKERDLLSVKNSPWSVALGKGWTKPPCCEHGKELANAEEARLRKMQQCNGRNPLQKHHIWLNHKVTDSLPASIRKGCGANCKQLIHIAGQCRLTWSIRRDNP, encoded by the exons ATGGAAGATTCAGGGAGAATGTTTGATTTGTCCGAGGAGTGGAACATCTCTTTTGCTGGCTGTGGATTTAGGAGTATCTACTATGTTGGTGCTTTGAGCTGCATCCTTGAGCAGGTCCCTCAGCTGGTGCATGGTGCCTCtaaatttgggggagcttcctCCGGTTGTCTAGTGGCAGCAGCTCTGGCTGTGGGGATTCCTATCG AACAGCTCTGTTTCAGTATTTTGAACCTGGCGAAGGGAGCCAGAAAGCACACTTTGGGAGTTTTTCACCCAACCTTCAGGATGCTGCATACGGTACGGGACTCTCTGCTGGAAAAGCTTCCGGAGGACGCCCACATCCTGGCCACGGGTAGGCTCTATGTGTCCCTCACCAGACTGCCAGATGGAGGAAATGTGTTAGTGTCAAAGTTTGACACCAGAGAGGAGCTCATTCAG GTTCTCATGTGCAGCTGCTTCTTTCCTGTCTACTGTGGCTTTATACCACCATCATACCATGGAGTG CACTATGTGGATGGAGCTCTGAGCAACAACATGCCTCTGTTTGAGCACAGAAACACCATCATCATGGCCCCCTTCTCAGGCGAGAGTGACATCTGTCCCAGGGAGGGTACATTCAACTTTTTCGAGGCCAACTACGGCAACGTTAGCATTCAGGTTAACACCGGCAACGTCTATCGTGTATGTACATCGTTCCTTCCTCCTACTCAGGAG AAGCTGGCTGGGATCTGCCAGAATGGCTACATGGATGCCCTTCGTTTCTTGAAAGAAAGAG ATCTGCTCAGTGTGAAGAACAGCCCTTGGAGTGTAGCGCTTGGGAAAGGCTGGACCAAACCTCCTTGTTGTGAGCATGGGAAAGAACTGGCTAATGCAGAAGAGGCAAGACTGAGGAAGATGCAGCAATGTAATGGAAGAAACCCTCTGCAAAAACATCACATATGGCTGAACCACAAAGTCACCGATAGCCTCCCCGCCAGTATTAGGAAAG GCTGTGGAGCGAACTGCAAACAACTGATACATATAGCAGGGCAGTGCAGACTCACATGGAGCATCAGAAGAGATAACCCCTAA
- the LOC124855728 gene encoding patatin-like phospholipase domain-containing protein 2 isoform X1 yields MEDSGRMFDLSEEWNISFAGCGFRSIYYVGALSCILEQVPQLVHGASKFGGASSGCLVAAALAVGIPIEQLCFSILNLAKGARKHTLGVFHPTFRMLHTVRDSLLEKLPEDAHILATGRLYVSLTRLPDGGNVLVSKFDTREELIQVLMCSCFFPVYCGFIPPSYHGVHYVDGALSNNMPLFEHRNTIIMAPFSGESDICPREGTFNFFEANYGNVSIQVNTGNVYRVCTSFLPPTQEKLAGICQNGYMDALRFLKERDLLSVKNSPWSVALGKGWTKPPCCEHGKELANAEEARLRKMQQCNGRNPLQKHHIWLNHKVTDSLPASIRKVLCEACRYNHDTGSWWSQLLDFLPVKLIFYMLTLPLLLSLAFAGRLWSELQTTDTYSRAVQTHMEHQKR; encoded by the exons ATGGAAGATTCAGGGAGAATGTTTGATTTGTCCGAGGAGTGGAACATCTCTTTTGCTGGCTGTGGATTTAGGAGTATCTACTATGTTGGTGCTTTGAGCTGCATCCTTGAGCAGGTCCCTCAGCTGGTGCATGGTGCCTCtaaatttgggggagcttcctCCGGTTGTCTAGTGGCAGCAGCTCTGGCTGTGGGGATTCCTATCG AACAGCTCTGTTTCAGTATTTTGAACCTGGCGAAGGGAGCCAGAAAGCACACTTTGGGAGTTTTTCACCCAACCTTCAGGATGCTGCATACGGTACGGGACTCTCTGCTGGAAAAGCTTCCGGAGGACGCCCACATCCTGGCCACGGGTAGGCTCTATGTGTCCCTCACCAGACTGCCAGATGGAGGAAATGTGTTAGTGTCAAAGTTTGACACCAGAGAGGAGCTCATTCAG GTTCTCATGTGCAGCTGCTTCTTTCCTGTCTACTGTGGCTTTATACCACCATCATACCATGGAGTG CACTATGTGGATGGAGCTCTGAGCAACAACATGCCTCTGTTTGAGCACAGAAACACCATCATCATGGCCCCCTTCTCAGGCGAGAGTGACATCTGTCCCAGGGAGGGTACATTCAACTTTTTCGAGGCCAACTACGGCAACGTTAGCATTCAGGTTAACACCGGCAACGTCTATCGTGTATGTACATCGTTCCTTCCTCCTACTCAGGAG AAGCTGGCTGGGATCTGCCAGAATGGCTACATGGATGCCCTTCGTTTCTTGAAAGAAAGAG ATCTGCTCAGTGTGAAGAACAGCCCTTGGAGTGTAGCGCTTGGGAAAGGCTGGACCAAACCTCCTTGTTGTGAGCATGGGAAAGAACTGGCTAATGCAGAAGAGGCAAGACTGAGGAAGATGCAGCAATGTAATGGAAGAAACCCTCTGCAAAAACATCACATATGGCTGAACCACAAAGTCACCGATAGCCTCCCCGCCAGTATTAGGAAAG TGTTGTGTGAGGCGTGCCGGTATAACCATGACACTGGCAGCTGGTGGTCTCAGCTTCTTGACTTCCTCCCAGTAAAACTCATCTTTTACATGCTGACCCTGCCCCTCCTGCTGAGCCTTGCGTTTGCCGGAAG GCTGTGGAGCGAACTGCAAACAACTGATACATATAGCAGGGCAGTGCAGACTCACATGGAGCATCAGAAGAGATAA
- the LOC124855728 gene encoding patatin-like phospholipase domain-containing protein 2 isoform X5: MEDSGRMFDLSEEWNISFAGCGFRSIYYVGALSCILEQVPQLVHGASKFGGASSGCLVAAALAVGIPIEQLCFSILNLAKGARKHTLGVFHPTFRMLHTVRDSLLEKLPEDAHILATGRLYVSLTRLPDGGNVLVSKFDTREELIQVLMCSCFFPVYCGFIPPSYHGVKLAGICQNGYMDALRFLKERDLLSVKNSPWSVALGKGWTKPPCCEHGKELANAEEARLRKMQQCNGRNPLQKHHIWLNHKVTDSLPASIRKVLCEACRYNHDTGSWWSQLLDFLPVKLIFYMLTLPLLLSLAFAGRLWSELQTTDTYSRAVQTHMEHQKR, encoded by the exons ATGGAAGATTCAGGGAGAATGTTTGATTTGTCCGAGGAGTGGAACATCTCTTTTGCTGGCTGTGGATTTAGGAGTATCTACTATGTTGGTGCTTTGAGCTGCATCCTTGAGCAGGTCCCTCAGCTGGTGCATGGTGCCTCtaaatttgggggagcttcctCCGGTTGTCTAGTGGCAGCAGCTCTGGCTGTGGGGATTCCTATCG AACAGCTCTGTTTCAGTATTTTGAACCTGGCGAAGGGAGCCAGAAAGCACACTTTGGGAGTTTTTCACCCAACCTTCAGGATGCTGCATACGGTACGGGACTCTCTGCTGGAAAAGCTTCCGGAGGACGCCCACATCCTGGCCACGGGTAGGCTCTATGTGTCCCTCACCAGACTGCCAGATGGAGGAAATGTGTTAGTGTCAAAGTTTGACACCAGAGAGGAGCTCATTCAG GTTCTCATGTGCAGCTGCTTCTTTCCTGTCTACTGTGGCTTTATACCACCATCATACCATGGAGTG AAGCTGGCTGGGATCTGCCAGAATGGCTACATGGATGCCCTTCGTTTCTTGAAAGAAAGAG ATCTGCTCAGTGTGAAGAACAGCCCTTGGAGTGTAGCGCTTGGGAAAGGCTGGACCAAACCTCCTTGTTGTGAGCATGGGAAAGAACTGGCTAATGCAGAAGAGGCAAGACTGAGGAAGATGCAGCAATGTAATGGAAGAAACCCTCTGCAAAAACATCACATATGGCTGAACCACAAAGTCACCGATAGCCTCCCCGCCAGTATTAGGAAAG TGTTGTGTGAGGCGTGCCGGTATAACCATGACACTGGCAGCTGGTGGTCTCAGCTTCTTGACTTCCTCCCAGTAAAACTCATCTTTTACATGCTGACCCTGCCCCTCCTGCTGAGCCTTGCGTTTGCCGGAAG GCTGTGGAGCGAACTGCAAACAACTGATACATATAGCAGGGCAGTGCAGACTCACATGGAGCATCAGAAGAGATAA
- the LOC124855728 gene encoding patatin-like phospholipase domain-containing protein 2 isoform X3, with translation MEDSGRMFDLSEEWNISFAGCGFRSIYYVGALSCILEQVPQLVHGASKFGGASSGCLVAAALAVGIPIEQLCFSILNLAKGARKHTLGVFHPTFRMLHTVRDSLLEKLPEDAHILATGRLYVSLTRLPDGGNVLVSKFDTREELIQVLMCSCFFPVYCGFIPPSYHGVHYVDGALSNNMPLFEHRNTIIMAPFSGESDICPREGTFNFFEANYGNVSIQKLAGICQNGYMDALRFLKERDLLSVKNSPWSVALGKGWTKPPCCEHGKELANAEEARLRKMQQCNGRNPLQKHHIWLNHKVTDSLPASIRKVLCEACRYNHDTGSWWSQLLDFLPVKLIFYMLTLPLLLSLAFAGRLWSELQTTDTYSRAVQTHMEHQKR, from the exons ATGGAAGATTCAGGGAGAATGTTTGATTTGTCCGAGGAGTGGAACATCTCTTTTGCTGGCTGTGGATTTAGGAGTATCTACTATGTTGGTGCTTTGAGCTGCATCCTTGAGCAGGTCCCTCAGCTGGTGCATGGTGCCTCtaaatttgggggagcttcctCCGGTTGTCTAGTGGCAGCAGCTCTGGCTGTGGGGATTCCTATCG AACAGCTCTGTTTCAGTATTTTGAACCTGGCGAAGGGAGCCAGAAAGCACACTTTGGGAGTTTTTCACCCAACCTTCAGGATGCTGCATACGGTACGGGACTCTCTGCTGGAAAAGCTTCCGGAGGACGCCCACATCCTGGCCACGGGTAGGCTCTATGTGTCCCTCACCAGACTGCCAGATGGAGGAAATGTGTTAGTGTCAAAGTTTGACACCAGAGAGGAGCTCATTCAG GTTCTCATGTGCAGCTGCTTCTTTCCTGTCTACTGTGGCTTTATACCACCATCATACCATGGAGTG CACTATGTGGATGGAGCTCTGAGCAACAACATGCCTCTGTTTGAGCACAGAAACACCATCATCATGGCCCCCTTCTCAGGCGAGAGTGACATCTGTCCCAGGGAGGGTACATTCAACTTTTTCGAGGCCAACTACGGCAACGTTAGCATTCAG AAGCTGGCTGGGATCTGCCAGAATGGCTACATGGATGCCCTTCGTTTCTTGAAAGAAAGAG ATCTGCTCAGTGTGAAGAACAGCCCTTGGAGTGTAGCGCTTGGGAAAGGCTGGACCAAACCTCCTTGTTGTGAGCATGGGAAAGAACTGGCTAATGCAGAAGAGGCAAGACTGAGGAAGATGCAGCAATGTAATGGAAGAAACCCTCTGCAAAAACATCACATATGGCTGAACCACAAAGTCACCGATAGCCTCCCCGCCAGTATTAGGAAAG TGTTGTGTGAGGCGTGCCGGTATAACCATGACACTGGCAGCTGGTGGTCTCAGCTTCTTGACTTCCTCCCAGTAAAACTCATCTTTTACATGCTGACCCTGCCCCTCCTGCTGAGCCTTGCGTTTGCCGGAAG GCTGTGGAGCGAACTGCAAACAACTGATACATATAGCAGGGCAGTGCAGACTCACATGGAGCATCAGAAGAGATAA
- the LOC124855728 gene encoding patatin-like phospholipase domain-containing protein 2 isoform X2, whose product MEDSGRMFDLSEEWNISFAGCGFRSIYYVGALSCILEQVPQLVHGASKFGGASSGCLVAAALAVGIPIEQLCFSILNLAKGARKHTLGVFHPTFRMLHTVRDSLLEKLPEDAHILATGRLYVSLTRLPDGGNVLVSKFDTREELIQVLMCSCFFPVYCGFIPPSYHGVHYVDGALSNNMPLFEHRNTIIMAPFSGESDICPREGTFNFFEANYGNVSIQVNTGNVYRKLAGICQNGYMDALRFLKERDLLSVKNSPWSVALGKGWTKPPCCEHGKELANAEEARLRKMQQCNGRNPLQKHHIWLNHKVTDSLPASIRKVLCEACRYNHDTGSWWSQLLDFLPVKLIFYMLTLPLLLSLAFAGRLWSELQTTDTYSRAVQTHMEHQKR is encoded by the exons ATGGAAGATTCAGGGAGAATGTTTGATTTGTCCGAGGAGTGGAACATCTCTTTTGCTGGCTGTGGATTTAGGAGTATCTACTATGTTGGTGCTTTGAGCTGCATCCTTGAGCAGGTCCCTCAGCTGGTGCATGGTGCCTCtaaatttgggggagcttcctCCGGTTGTCTAGTGGCAGCAGCTCTGGCTGTGGGGATTCCTATCG AACAGCTCTGTTTCAGTATTTTGAACCTGGCGAAGGGAGCCAGAAAGCACACTTTGGGAGTTTTTCACCCAACCTTCAGGATGCTGCATACGGTACGGGACTCTCTGCTGGAAAAGCTTCCGGAGGACGCCCACATCCTGGCCACGGGTAGGCTCTATGTGTCCCTCACCAGACTGCCAGATGGAGGAAATGTGTTAGTGTCAAAGTTTGACACCAGAGAGGAGCTCATTCAG GTTCTCATGTGCAGCTGCTTCTTTCCTGTCTACTGTGGCTTTATACCACCATCATACCATGGAGTG CACTATGTGGATGGAGCTCTGAGCAACAACATGCCTCTGTTTGAGCACAGAAACACCATCATCATGGCCCCCTTCTCAGGCGAGAGTGACATCTGTCCCAGGGAGGGTACATTCAACTTTTTCGAGGCCAACTACGGCAACGTTAGCATTCAGGTTAACACCGGCAACGTCTATCGT AAGCTGGCTGGGATCTGCCAGAATGGCTACATGGATGCCCTTCGTTTCTTGAAAGAAAGAG ATCTGCTCAGTGTGAAGAACAGCCCTTGGAGTGTAGCGCTTGGGAAAGGCTGGACCAAACCTCCTTGTTGTGAGCATGGGAAAGAACTGGCTAATGCAGAAGAGGCAAGACTGAGGAAGATGCAGCAATGTAATGGAAGAAACCCTCTGCAAAAACATCACATATGGCTGAACCACAAAGTCACCGATAGCCTCCCCGCCAGTATTAGGAAAG TGTTGTGTGAGGCGTGCCGGTATAACCATGACACTGGCAGCTGGTGGTCTCAGCTTCTTGACTTCCTCCCAGTAAAACTCATCTTTTACATGCTGACCCTGCCCCTCCTGCTGAGCCTTGCGTTTGCCGGAAG GCTGTGGAGCGAACTGCAAACAACTGATACATATAGCAGGGCAGTGCAGACTCACATGGAGCATCAGAAGAGATAA